Proteins co-encoded in one Papaver somniferum cultivar HN1 chromosome 5, ASM357369v1, whole genome shotgun sequence genomic window:
- the LOC113282462 gene encoding pentatricopeptide repeat-containing protein At3g46610-like, producing the protein MQALSVLLPLSGISRTRRKRVYCLSAIEVSNGFHCWNPMCGFSSKVKLYLICQPKRGNSFGSCSIPLALALEKEAIGSDKDSADEVILSDGIDVVKEIPFDGSNEPTDNKEYVGKEKEDNSELVEEKSKKVDVRALGLSLEFAKTADEVEVVLKDFADLPLNVYSSMLRGLGVDKKVDIVMAVYEWLKRKKIETDGTIYPNLYIYNSLLGALKQSHEFGLMEMVVKDMEDEGVIPNIVTYNILMAIHLEQGRSKEALNVLQVMQNMGLRPTPVTYSTALLAYRRMEDGNGALKFFVEVKERYQNGEIGKDTDDDWDSEIIKFENFIVRICYQVMRRWLVKGVHLTKDVMDLLTSMDGAGLKPGRVDHEKLVWACTQEGHYIVARELYNRIREGGTGISLSVCNHVIWLLGKAKKWWAALEVYEDLLDKGPKPNNLSNELVISHFNILLTAARKRGIWRWGVRLLNKMEEKGLKAGSREWNAVLVACSKAAETSAAVHIFHRMVENGEKPTILSYGALLSALEKGKLYEEAIQVWDHMIKVGIQPNLYAYTIIASVYIGQGKSDTVESVMREMVKSGIEPTVVTFNAIISGCARNGMGSTAFDWFHRMKIWNIPPNEITYEMLIEALAIDAKPRLAYELYLRALSEELILSSKAYDAVLESATNYGATIDIANLGPRPPEKKKHVKNRKHLSEFCNLADLPRRSKPFEKEELQPPQLQGDQE; encoded by the coding sequence ATGCAAGCTTTAAGTGTCCTGCTGCCATTAAGTGGTATTTcaagaacaagaagaaagagagttTATTGTTTGAGTGCAATTGAAGTTAGCAATGGGTTTCATTGTTGGAATCCTATGTGTGGGTTTTCGTCTAAAGTGAAATTATATCTTATTTGTCAACCAAAGAGGGGGAATTCTTTTGGTTCTTGTAGTATTCCTTTAGCTTTAGCTTTAGAGAAAGAAGCAATAGGGAGTGATAAAGATAGTGCAGATGAGGTGATTTTGAGTGATGGGATTGATGTTGTGAAAGAGATTCCTTTTGACGGCAGCAATGAACCGACAGACAACAAGGAATATGTTGGTAAAGAGAAAGAAGATAATAGTGAATTAGTTGAGGAGAAGAGTAAAAAGGTGGATGTTAGAGCGTTGGGTTTGAGTTTAGAGTTTGCCAAAACTGCAGATGAAGTTGAAGTAGTACTTAAGGATTTTGCAGACCTACCGCTTAATGTGTATTCATCTATGCTAAGAGGTTTAGGTGTGGATAAAAAAGTGGATATTGTAATGGCTGTTTACGAATGGCTTAAGAGAAAGAAGATAGAGACTGATGGTACTATATATCCTAACCTTTATATATATAACAGTCTACTCGGTGCATTGAAGCAATCTCATGAGTTTGGTTTAATGGAGATGGTTGTGAAAGATATGGAAGATGAAGGGGTGATTCCTAATATTGTGACGTATAACATTTTAATGGCAATTCATTTAGAGCAAGGACGATCTAAAGAGGCACTTAACGTACTTCAGGTGATGCAAAATATGGGTTTACGGCCAACTCCTGTGACTTATTCAACAGCATTGTTGGCTTATCGAAGAATGGAAGACGGTAATGGAGCTCTGAAGTTTTTTGTTGAAGTGAAAGAGAGGTATCAGAATGGGGAGATAGGAAAAGATACGGATGATGATTGGGATAGTGAAATTATTAAGTTTGAAAACTTCATAGTTCGAATATGCTACCAAGTTATGCGACGGTGGCTTGTGAAAGGAGTTCACTTAACTAAAGATGTGATGGATCTTCTTACAAGCATGGATGGTGCAGGACTGAAACCTGGACGTGTAGACCATGAGAAACTCGTTTGGGCATGTACACAGGAAGGCCATTACATTGTGGCGAGGGAGTTGTACAACAGAATAAGAGAGGGGGGAACGGGAATTAGCTTATCTGTATGTAACCATGTAATTTGGTTGTTGGGGAAGGCGAAAAAGTGGTGGGCGGCGCTAGAAGTCTATGAGGACTTGTTGGATAAAGGACCAAAGCCTAATAACTTATCAAATGAGCTTGTAATTTCTCATTTCAACATTCTATTAACTGCTGCtaggaagagaggaatttggaGATGGGGTGTTAGATTACTTAACAAGATGGAAGAAAAAGGCTTGAAAGCAGGAAGTAGAGAATGGAATGCAGTTCTTGTGGCCTGTTCTAAGGCCGCAGAAACTTCAGCTGCAGTGCACATTTTCCATAGAATGGTGGAAAATGGTGAAAAACCAACAATCCTTTCCTACGGAGCATTGCTCAGTGCTCTTGAGAAAGGGAAGCTCTACGAAGAGGCAATTCAAGTATGGGATCATATGATCAAGGTTGGTATTCAACCAAATTTGTATGCTTATACCATTATTGCCTCAGTTTATATAGGTCAAGGAAAATCTGATACTGTCGAGTCTGTGATGAGGGAGATGGTAAAATCAGGGATTGAACCAACTGTTGTTACTTTTAATGCAATAATTAGTGGTTGTGCACGGAATGGTATGGGGAGCACTGCCTTTGATTGGTTTCATCGAATGAAAATTTGGAATATCCCACCAAATGAGATAACGTACGAAATGCTGATTGAAGCTCTTGCGATAGATGCTAAACCTAGATTAGCTTATGAGTTGTACTTGAGGGCTCTCAGTGAGGAGTTGATTCTATCTTCTAAGGCTTATGATGCGGTGTTGGAATCGGCTACGAATTATGGTGCAACTATAGATATAGCTAATTTAGGACCAAGGCCTCCAGAGAAGAAAAAACACGTAAAAAATAGAAAACATTTGTCTGAATTCTGCAACCTGGCTGATCTTCCTCGGAGAAGTAAACCATTCGAGAAAGAAGAACTTCAACCTCCACAGTTACAAGGAGACCAAGAGTAA
- the LOC113282464 gene encoding uncharacterized protein LOC113282464: MLPRLFLIWIVLLELTLPKRRLMFPWQNQVLIPKVRWTGLIKIRRGVVPQSHAKVRIPLSDQIGKVLNASSSQRSLLSSVKPIFKESSGESSQDEGDEVNNSEASTQTPSDSSSSGSSTGEDSPGPSGGRRMDSDVTTPKCKEKISLDSIFKRSKSYKKARDIASQSQAEDPAPDIVLDSQV; this comes from the exons ATGCTACCCCGGTTATTTCTCATCTGGATCGTTCTTCTAGAGTTAACCTTGCCCAAAAGAAGATTAATGTTTCCTTGGCAGAATCAAGTTCTAATACCGAAAGTACGGTGGACAGGGTTAATAAAAATAAGGAGGGGTGTTGTTCCACAATCCCATGCAAAAGTAAGAATTCCTCTTTCAGATCAAATTGGTAAAGTGTTGAATGCTTCAAGCAGTCAGAGGAGTTTGTTAAGTAGCGTAAAACCTATTTTCAAGGAAAGTAGTGGTGAAAGTTCTCAAGATGAAGGTGATGAAGTAAACAATTCAGAGGCCAGCACCCAAACTCCCTCAGATTCGTCCTCATCTGGATCATCAACCGGGGAGGATTCACCAG GACCTTCTGGTGGTAGAAGGATGGATAGTGATGTGACTACACCAAA ATGTAAGGAGAAAATAAGCTTGGATTCAATCTTTAAAAGGTCGAAGAGCTACAAGAAGGCAAGAGACATCGCTTCCCAGTCTCAAGCTGAGGATCCTGCACCAGACATTGTGCTGGATAGTCAGGTTTAa